In Gigantopelta aegis isolate Gae_Host chromosome 14, Gae_host_genome, whole genome shotgun sequence, the following proteins share a genomic window:
- the LOC121388877 gene encoding uncharacterized protein LOC121388877, with protein MNDFMSMNRQLSEDEMEAIVFRQQFDRDARLKRTWLSQQVKDTNAKAAATIPFQQRQGPPTTSPEQKLQLKDLEKKSRFPAIPRFKPQAQSTSVPEEMSRFDQGFSRATTEVRNKIFSDLDEYINALYMKRMGMKDEDDMRDEIADDDADADDYDAPDLGAPDDSAMDASTL; from the exons ATGAATGACTTCATGAGCATGAATCGCCag ctGAGCGAAGATGAAATGGAGGCAATTGTATTCAGACAGCAGTTCGACCGAGATGCCCGACTGAAAAGAACCTGGCTCTCACAGCAGGTGAAGGACACCAATGCTAAAGCTGCAGCGACCATTCCGTTTCAACAAAGGCAGGGACCGCCGACAACAAGTCCAGAGCAAAAACTGCAGCTGAAAGATTTAGAAAAGAAATCTCGCTTCCCAGCAATCCCGAGATTCAAACCACAGGCACAATC tacaTCAGTTCCTGAGGAAATGAGCCGTTTTGACCAAGGATTTAGTCGTGCAACAACCGAGGTCAGAAATAAGATCTTCTCGGATCTGGATGAATACATCAATGCTCTCTATATGAAAA GAATGGGAATGAAAGACGAAGATGACATGCGAGATGAGATTGcagatgatgatgctgatgctgatgattACGATGCACCTGATCTCGGTGCCCCAGATGATAGTGCCATGGATGCCAGTACACTCTAA